In the Solibacillus sp. FSL K6-1523 genome, one interval contains:
- a CDS encoding methyl-accepting chemotaxis protein, protein MQETDVISAFIKVAPLLNGLIQDDITLGIYDTEKLIINIPAKTFSLNVKPGDPLVEGDVITNAIKTNKSLSAVVPKELFGFPLIARAIPLHDSTGKVIGGVGIGTSLEKAHRLFEMAESFSAIVEQTAASIEEISGSVGNLSDRMKNMTTSMKDVSSSAEEIGQISSVVKGISDQSNLLGLNAAIEAARAGEHGRGFAVVADEVRKLATNSKQNADQINHITINIQQLLNALNQSFADVNTLTNTQSSSIHEFSATIQEISLKAQQLAQFAEEILYDKENK, encoded by the coding sequence ATGCAAGAAACTGATGTAATTAGCGCGTTTATTAAGGTAGCCCCTTTGTTAAATGGACTTATTCAAGACGATATTACTTTGGGTATTTACGATACTGAGAAATTAATCATAAATATTCCAGCGAAGACATTTTCTTTAAACGTTAAGCCAGGGGACCCACTTGTTGAAGGCGATGTAATCACAAATGCGATTAAAACGAATAAATCCTTATCAGCGGTTGTACCGAAAGAATTATTCGGCTTCCCGCTTATTGCAAGAGCTATCCCGCTTCATGATAGTACTGGGAAAGTAATTGGTGGGGTTGGTATCGGAACGAGTTTGGAAAAGGCGCATAGATTATTTGAAATGGCTGAAAGTTTTTCTGCGATTGTAGAGCAAACGGCTGCTTCTATTGAAGAAATTAGTGGCTCAGTAGGCAATTTATCCGACCGCATGAAAAATATGACTACTTCAATGAAAGATGTAAGTTCAAGTGCGGAGGAAATTGGTCAAATATCTTCTGTAGTAAAAGGAATTTCAGATCAAAGTAACTTATTAGGTTTAAATGCTGCAATTGAGGCTGCACGTGCAGGCGAACATGGTAGGGGATTTGCGGTCGTTGCAGATGAAGTCCGTAAGCTTGCTACAAATTCGAAGCAAAATGCAGATCAAATTAATCATATTACAATTAACATACAACAGCTTTTAAATGCATTGAATCAATCATTCGCCGATGTAAATACATTAACAAATACACAATCTAGTTCAATCCATGAGTTTTCTGCAACGATTCAAGAAATAAGCTTAAAAGCTCAACAATTAGCACAATTTGCTGAAGAGATTTTATACGATAAGGAAAATAAATAG
- a CDS encoding Zn-dependent hydrolase, with protein sequence MYKCNSSRLQESLEQFSQFGATVNGGVTRLTLSKEDVLARDYFCECCKDLGMEIKVDDMANIYAILPGNKDLPPIVMGSHLDSVEKGGKFDGVLGVLTALEVIRTLKENDIELDIPLMIVNFTNEEGARFDPAMMSSGVISSKFNKDEMLQSVDKNGITFKDALLGSGYMGEKENRLTEALAYIELHIEQGPVLEAKQLEIGVVEGVLGMVCYEVTVTGESNHAGTTPMTMRKDPMRVAASIITNLHDELGKIDEQLVYTFGRMNVSPNIHTVIPNKVTFTIDSRHQDPAVMRKVEEILKGLPTEQNGCNIQPAKLWGRDTVFFDAAICNEVEESCEDFGYSYHRMFSGAGHDAQYIASFIPSAMIFVPSISGKSHCEEEETTFEDCAKGADVLLATVLTLQTKFSIGEIHITN encoded by the coding sequence ATGTATAAATGTAACAGTAGTCGATTGCAAGAGTCACTTGAACAATTTAGTCAATTTGGAGCAACTGTAAATGGTGGCGTAACTCGTTTAACTCTATCGAAAGAGGACGTATTAGCGAGAGATTATTTTTGCGAATGCTGTAAAGATTTAGGTATGGAAATTAAGGTAGACGATATGGCGAATATTTATGCGATTTTACCTGGGAATAAGGATTTACCGCCAATTGTTATGGGTTCGCATTTAGATTCGGTGGAAAAAGGGGGCAAGTTTGATGGTGTGTTAGGCGTTTTGACCGCATTAGAGGTGATTAGAACGCTAAAAGAAAATGACATTGAACTAGATATTCCATTAATGATTGTGAATTTTACGAATGAAGAAGGGGCGCGCTTTGATCCAGCGATGATGAGTTCTGGTGTGATTTCTTCAAAGTTTAACAAAGACGAAATGTTGCAATCGGTTGATAAAAATGGAATTACCTTTAAAGATGCGCTCCTAGGTAGTGGGTATATGGGAGAAAAAGAAAACCGATTAACGGAAGCGCTTGCATATATTGAACTGCATATTGAGCAAGGCCCCGTATTAGAAGCGAAGCAACTGGAGATTGGTGTCGTTGAAGGTGTGTTAGGCATGGTTTGTTATGAAGTGACGGTTACAGGGGAGTCCAATCATGCGGGAACGACACCGATGACAATGCGCAAAGACCCAATGCGTGTAGCGGCAAGTATTATTACAAATTTACATGACGAGCTTGGCAAAATAGATGAACAGCTCGTTTACACATTTGGTCGAATGAACGTTTCGCCAAATATCCATACAGTCATTCCAAATAAAGTAACATTTACGATCGATTCACGTCACCAAGATCCAGCAGTAATGCGCAAAGTGGAAGAAATCTTAAAAGGTTTACCTACTGAGCAAAATGGCTGTAACATTCAACCAGCTAAGTTATGGGGAAGAGATACTGTATTTTTTGACGCTGCAATTTGTAATGAAGTGGAAGAGTCATGTGAGGATTTTGGCTATTCTTATCATCGTATGTTTAGTGGCGCGGGTCATGATGCGCAGTATATCGCAAGCTTTATCCCGTCCGCGATGATTTTCGTGCCAAGCATTAGCGGTAAAAGTCATTGTGAAGAGGAAGAGACGACGTTTGAAGACTGTGCAAAGGGTGCAGATGTGTTACTAGCAACCGTTTTGACACTGCAAACAAAGTTCAGCATTGGCGAGATACACATTACAAATTAA
- a CDS encoding SDR family NAD(P)-dependent oxidoreductase produces MTKLMNQVALVTGAGTGLGRAIAKSLANEGFIVVLNGRREEKLREVEKEIGEDKAIVIPADVTNEKSVQALKSRLLELTDGKLNVLVNNVGGVPATGRITEMTLEQWQQVMDKNLTSQFLVTKAFLPTLRNNENGKIISVTSGMAQFYVDGFSAYSASKAGVESLMKTVAEEEKDNGIEVHLFDPQNVISEANPQGEKNPMEVVGSLIELLASKSTK; encoded by the coding sequence ATGACAAAATTAATGAATCAAGTAGCGCTTGTTACAGGTGCAGGGACTGGTTTAGGTAGAGCCATTGCAAAGTCTTTAGCAAATGAAGGATTTATTGTTGTTTTAAATGGCAGACGTGAAGAAAAATTGCGTGAAGTAGAAAAAGAGATTGGTGAGGATAAGGCTATCGTTATTCCAGCTGATGTAACAAATGAGAAAAGCGTTCAAGCATTAAAAAGTAGATTATTAGAATTAACAGATGGAAAATTAAATGTGCTAGTAAATAATGTTGGTGGGGTACCTGCAACTGGAAGGATCACTGAAATGACGCTAGAACAATGGCAACAAGTGATGGACAAAAATCTGACGAGTCAGTTTCTAGTAACAAAAGCATTTTTACCTACCTTACGCAATAATGAAAATGGAAAGATCATTTCTGTTACTTCTGGCATGGCTCAATTCTATGTGGACGGATTTAGTGCTTATTCAGCAAGTAAAGCAGGTGTTGAATCCCTTATGAAAACTGTTGCAGAAGAAGAGAAAGACAATGGAATTGAAGTTCATTTATTCGACCCACAAAATGTTATTTCAGAAGCAAATCCACAGGGCGAGAAAAATCCAATGGAGGTCGTAGGTTCATTAATTGAGCTACTTGCCTCAAAAAGTACGAAATAA
- a CDS encoding M48 family metallopeptidase, protein MKKHLKKNLKRYYINSLKKIVGERIKIYRQQLKVKPKSFEIVESKTKWGSCSSERKLTFNYRLAMAPIEVIDYVVIHELCHLSHMNHDRSFWRLVGSIMPDYKEKEAYLARHGRSMSF, encoded by the coding sequence ATGAAGAAACACTTAAAAAAAAATCTCAAAAGGTACTATATTAATAGCCTCAAAAAAATTGTAGGTGAACGAATAAAAATATATCGACAACAATTAAAAGTAAAACCAAAATCTTTTGAAATTGTAGAATCTAAAACAAAGTGGGGTAGCTGTAGTTCAGAGAGAAAGCTCACGTTTAATTATCGATTAGCTATGGCTCCAATCGAAGTCATTGATTATGTAGTAATCCATGAACTATGTCATTTAAGTCATATGAATCATGATCGTTCATTTTGGAGACTTGTTGGAAGTATCATGCCAGATTATAAAGAAAAAGAAGCGTATTTAGCAAGGCATGGACGTTCCATGTCATTTTAA
- a CDS encoding YgjP-like metallopeptidase domain-containing protein, protein MKVEFENETIDFIVQYGNRKKLSIHIDSFGFITVKAPNNTSEEVIISAIESNGTLILERIHEMELARENPKARGFYEGGKFLHLGKEYFLHELIDIGELDEETLKKKSQKVLY, encoded by the coding sequence ATGAAAGTTGAATTTGAAAATGAAACAATAGATTTTATCGTTCAGTATGGAAATAGAAAGAAGTTATCGATCCATATTGATTCTTTTGGCTTTATTACGGTTAAAGCGCCCAATAATACAAGTGAAGAAGTGATTATAAGTGCAATAGAAAGTAATGGGACGTTGATATTAGAGAGAATTCATGAAATGGAATTAGCTAGAGAAAACCCTAAAGCAAGAGGGTTTTATGAAGGAGGTAAGTTTTTACACCTCGGGAAAGAGTATTTCCTACATGAATTAATAGACATAGGTGAATTGGATGAAGAAACACTTAAAAAAAAATCTCAAAAGGTACTATATTAA
- a CDS encoding aldehyde dehydrogenase family protein, whose product MDMNNLGKQFIGGEWREGQSSSLLHNINPYNNEVITEIKLANVSDIDHAYQAAWQAKQEWDKVNPFKKRDILENAVKYIEENEEAITSIIMDELGGTRLKAAFEIGLVKNMIKEAATFPIRMEGKILPSTIDDVENRLYRIPAGVVGVISPFNFPFFLSMKSVAPALGAGNGVVLKPHEDTPISGGTLIGKIFEEAGVPKGLINVVVTDIAEIGDAFVEHPIPRIISFTGSTKVGSYIGQVAIKNFKKPLLELGGNSAFIVLEDADMDYAVNAATFSRFTHQGQICMSTNRILVQKSIYNEFLDKFVAKVASLKVGDPRDPETIIGPVINDRQAATLEAMIENGIAEGAKAILKGNIKGRMVEPTILVDVTTDMSVAQEELFGPVVCIIPFETEEEAIQIANDTRFGLSGAIHTANLERGVEMAKKVHTGMIHVNDLTINDEPTVAFGGEKQSGIGRLNGEWSLEEFTTIKWISVNYGQRNLPY is encoded by the coding sequence AGTAGTAGTCTTTTACATAATATAAATCCCTATAACAATGAAGTAATAACAGAAATTAAATTAGCAAATGTTTCTGATATTGATCATGCTTATCAAGCTGCCTGGCAAGCAAAACAAGAATGGGACAAAGTAAATCCATTTAAAAAACGAGATATTCTTGAAAATGCAGTGAAATATATTGAAGAAAATGAAGAAGCCATTACATCGATAATTATGGATGAATTAGGTGGAACAAGATTAAAGGCTGCTTTTGAAATTGGACTTGTTAAAAATATGATTAAAGAGGCTGCAACGTTTCCAATTCGTATGGAAGGGAAGATTTTACCTTCAACAATCGATGATGTAGAAAACCGACTGTATCGTATTCCGGCAGGCGTTGTAGGTGTAATCAGTCCATTTAACTTCCCATTCTTTTTATCTATGAAATCTGTAGCACCTGCATTAGGCGCTGGAAATGGTGTTGTGTTAAAGCCGCATGAAGATACACCTATTTCAGGCGGAACATTAATTGGTAAGATTTTTGAAGAGGCAGGTGTACCAAAAGGATTAATAAATGTTGTTGTAACGGATATTGCAGAAATCGGGGATGCATTTGTTGAACACCCGATTCCAAGAATTATTTCCTTCACAGGTTCAACAAAGGTAGGGAGTTACATTGGTCAAGTAGCAATTAAAAACTTCAAAAAGCCATTATTAGAGTTAGGTGGCAATAGTGCCTTTATCGTATTAGAGGATGCAGATATGGATTATGCTGTGAATGCTGCGACATTTAGTCGATTCACACACCAAGGGCAAATTTGTATGTCAACAAACCGCATTTTAGTGCAAAAGTCGATTTATAATGAGTTTCTTGATAAGTTTGTTGCGAAAGTTGCTTCACTTAAAGTGGGTGATCCAAGAGATCCTGAAACAATCATTGGTCCAGTAATTAATGACCGCCAAGCAGCTACCCTAGAAGCCATGATTGAAAATGGTATTGCGGAAGGTGCTAAAGCCATTCTTAAAGGGAATATTAAAGGCAGAATGGTAGAGCCAACTATTTTAGTAGATGTAACAACAGACATGAGTGTGGCACAAGAAGAGCTATTTGGCCCGGTTGTTTGTATTATTCCATTCGAAACGGAAGAAGAAGCGATTCAAATTGCAAATGATACTCGCTTTGGATTAAGTGGTGCCATTCATACTGCCAACCTTGAACGTGGCGTAGAAATGGCGAAGAAAGTACATACAGGTATGATCCATGTAAATGATTTAACAATCAATGATGAACCAACTGTTGCATTTGGTGGCGAAAAACAATCAGGTATTGGTCGCTTAAATGGTGAATGGAGTCTTGAAGAGTTTACAACGATAAAATGGATTTCTGTAAACTATGGTCAAAGGAATTTACCTTATTAA
- a CDS encoding CoA-acylating methylmalonate-semialdehyde dehydrogenase, producing MVTNTEVKELGHFINGAIVPGKSGKFSDVYNPSLGTVIARVPIASKEETQQAIATAKAAFPVWRALSVGKRAEIVLKFRQLLTERSDELMELICTESGKTKEDAKGEITRGLESVDLAINAPHLLKGEYSVNVGGNINAYSTKAPLGVVAAISPFNFPVMVPLAITSMAVAVGNSVILKPSERVPCSALFLSELWKEAGLPDGIWTVINGDKDTVNELLESPAIEAISFVGSTPVADYIFATGSKYGKRVTALGGGKNNMIVMPDADLEQVSNAFLGAAYGAASQRCMAISTIIPVGEKTANNLVKVLADKISKLKVGPYTDPEVDFGPVITQHSKDTVIGFIDRSLKEGATIVCDGRNPDIAKDSNGFYLGPTLLDHVKPGMEIYEQEVFGPARNVVRVDTLEEAIELINVHELGNGVTIFTNNGAAARKFTSEIEVGMVGVNVPIPIPVGYHNFAGWKRSRFGEGHMFGPDQVRFFTKTKTISEKWFEEDSESVSTFAFPSNND from the coding sequence ATGGTAACGAATACAGAAGTAAAAGAACTGGGACATTTTATTAACGGGGCAATCGTTCCAGGTAAAAGCGGAAAATTCTCAGATGTTTACAATCCAAGTTTAGGTACAGTCATTGCACGTGTTCCGATTGCTTCTAAAGAAGAAACGCAGCAAGCAATTGCAACAGCAAAAGCAGCATTTCCAGTATGGCGTGCCTTGTCTGTTGGGAAACGCGCTGAAATTGTTCTGAAGTTCCGTCAATTATTAACAGAGCGTTCAGACGAATTAATGGAGTTGATTTGTACGGAAAGCGGGAAAACAAAGGAAGATGCAAAGGGAGAAATTACACGTGGATTAGAGTCCGTTGACTTAGCAATCAATGCTCCTCACCTATTAAAAGGCGAATATTCCGTCAATGTTGGCGGGAATATTAATGCATACTCAACAAAAGCACCACTCGGCGTTGTTGCAGCAATTTCCCCATTCAATTTCCCTGTGATGGTGCCGCTTGCAATTACGAGTATGGCGGTGGCAGTCGGCAATTCAGTTATATTGAAACCGTCTGAGCGCGTTCCTTGCTCTGCACTATTTTTATCGGAACTATGGAAGGAAGCGGGCTTACCAGATGGCATTTGGACGGTCATCAATGGTGATAAAGATACTGTAAACGAACTATTAGAAAGTCCAGCTATTGAAGCGATTTCATTCGTTGGTTCAACACCCGTTGCCGATTATATTTTTGCAACGGGTTCAAAATATGGGAAACGCGTCACAGCATTAGGTGGCGGGAAAAACAATATGATTGTCATGCCTGATGCTGATTTAGAACAAGTGTCAAACGCATTTTTAGGCGCTGCTTACGGGGCTGCTTCCCAACGTTGCATGGCCATTTCAACAATCATACCTGTTGGCGAAAAAACAGCGAATAACCTTGTTAAAGTATTGGCTGATAAAATCTCAAAATTAAAAGTAGGTCCATACACAGATCCAGAGGTTGATTTTGGACCAGTTATTACCCAACACTCAAAAGATACTGTTATTGGTTTTATCGACCGTAGCCTAAAAGAAGGCGCTACGATCGTATGTGATGGCCGTAACCCAGACATCGCGAAAGACTCAAATGGCTTCTATTTAGGACCTACACTTCTCGATCACGTGAAACCTGGCATGGAAATTTACGAACAAGAGGTGTTTGGTCCAGCTCGTAATGTGGTCCGTGTCGATACTTTAGAGGAAGCAATCGAGTTAATTAATGTGCATGAGCTAGGAAATGGCGTCACGATTTTCACAAATAATGGCGCTGCTGCCCGCAAATTCACATCTGAAATCGAAGTCGGCATGGTCGGTGTGAACGTACCCATCCCAATTCCTGTTGGCTACCATAACTTTGCTGGCTGGAAACGCTCGAGATTCGGTGAGGGGCATATGTTTGGACCAGACCAAGTTCGTTTCTTCACAAAAACAAAAACGATTTCAGAAAAATGGTTTGAAGAAGATAGCGAATCGGTATCAACATTTGCATTCCCGAGTAATAATGACTAA
- a CDS encoding winged helix-turn-helix transcriptional regulator → MKNETNPNHCQVVTALNTFVGKWKPIILLHLFVDGTLRFNELRRRIPDVTQRMLTLQLRELEEQDLITRVVYAQVPPKVEYSLTKYGETLGPLMIALNEWGGNHLKHLENRKSSILLGDLNS, encoded by the coding sequence ATGAAAAATGAAACAAATCCTAATCACTGTCAGGTCGTGACCGCACTTAATACATTTGTAGGTAAATGGAAGCCAATTATTTTGCTTCATTTATTTGTAGATGGAACACTCCGATTTAATGAACTAAGAAGACGAATCCCAGATGTTACGCAACGAATGTTAACACTTCAACTGCGTGAACTTGAAGAACAAGATTTAATAACACGTGTTGTATACGCACAGGTCCCACCCAAAGTAGAATACTCCCTTACAAAGTACGGCGAAACTCTTGGTCCACTTATGATTGCTTTAAATGAATGGGGCGGAAATCACCTAAAGCACCTTGAAAATAGAAAAAGTTCAATTTTACTTGGTGACCTAAATTCGTAA
- a CDS encoding PucR family transcriptional regulator has product MNDFSLTVSEVMTKKLFSSARLIAGAKGQLNVIKWVHIVESLDAAKLLKGNELILTTGIHLKDNEEIFKQFIHQLIASKAAGLCIELGNSIQEIPHFIQQMATDYQFPLIIFHKEVAFVEITQDIHSMLINQQYEMIKNLEDYAQQLNKYTLTVNNYEQILMHLYKHLGLQVIFTFNGQKPIFIPNIYQEKYEAMQQANPDDVENHFIQCDVNIFNQYYGEVCLFSSQRVLNEYDALILDRTVIALSQYLLRELYIEEKKGMEDREILDNWLNGKATIEELTHFMQDHHASSASNRWIVMIHQIQKRKSSDVTYYKLFARNVLEKFGFYPFILEKNSQLIFILADLREQESYKQRIEQALAQIHDNNSKYKYADLNFLYAVGKYVSHIQTVKNSYTTANDTLEIRWKSQELSCFYEDLHLHHLILHLQKSPSVMDMIAETIYPLIEYDQKHNSQLVETLKVYLQTNGLKKETSERLFIVRQTLYHRLEKIEQLLGHDFMKPEKRLTLELMLFASELLPVVHE; this is encoded by the coding sequence ATGAATGATTTTTCACTTACTGTATCAGAAGTGATGACGAAGAAATTATTTAGTAGCGCTCGGTTAATTGCCGGTGCGAAAGGACAACTCAATGTCATCAAATGGGTGCATATTGTCGAAAGTCTGGATGCTGCCAAGTTATTAAAGGGCAATGAATTAATTTTGACGACGGGTATTCATTTGAAAGATAATGAAGAAATTTTTAAACAGTTCATTCACCAATTAATTGCGTCAAAAGCTGCCGGACTGTGCATTGAACTAGGTAATTCCATTCAAGAAATCCCTCATTTTATTCAACAGATGGCTACAGACTATCAATTTCCACTGATTATTTTTCACAAGGAAGTCGCATTTGTTGAAATTACACAAGACATACACAGCATGTTAATCAATCAGCAATATGAAATGATAAAAAACTTGGAAGACTACGCGCAACAACTGAATAAATATACACTTACAGTTAACAACTACGAACAAATTTTGATGCATTTATATAAACATCTCGGCTTGCAAGTGATCTTTACGTTCAACGGGCAAAAACCTATTTTCATCCCGAATATATATCAGGAAAAGTACGAGGCGATGCAACAAGCAAATCCCGATGATGTAGAAAACCATTTCATACAGTGTGATGTCAATATTTTCAACCAATATTATGGAGAAGTTTGTTTGTTCTCTTCGCAGCGCGTGCTCAATGAATACGATGCACTCATTTTAGATCGTACGGTTATTGCCCTATCACAATATTTGCTGCGAGAATTGTATATTGAAGAGAAGAAAGGTATGGAGGATCGTGAAATTTTAGATAACTGGCTGAATGGAAAAGCGACGATTGAAGAGTTAACGCATTTTATGCAAGACCACCATGCAAGTAGCGCTTCGAATCGATGGATTGTCATGATTCACCAAATTCAAAAAAGGAAAAGTAGTGATGTCACATACTATAAGTTATTTGCGCGCAATGTGCTTGAGAAGTTTGGCTTCTATCCGTTTATTTTAGAAAAAAATAGCCAACTTATTTTTATTTTGGCGGATTTACGCGAGCAAGAATCCTATAAGCAACGCATCGAACAAGCGCTTGCACAAATTCATGATAATAATAGCAAATATAAATATGCCGATTTAAACTTTTTATATGCTGTTGGCAAATACGTTTCACATATACAAACCGTCAAAAATAGCTACACTACAGCAAATGACACGTTAGAAATTCGTTGGAAATCACAAGAGCTTTCCTGTTTCTACGAAGATTTACACCTCCATCATTTAATTTTACACTTACAAAAAAGTCCATCCGTTATGGATATGATTGCTGAAACGATATATCCACTCATTGAATACGATCAAAAACATAACAGTCAATTAGTTGAAACGTTAAAAGTTTATTTGCAAACAAATGGGCTAAAAAAGGAAACGTCTGAGCGCCTTTTTATAGTCAGACAAACGCTGTATCATCGCTTGGAAAAAATCGAGCAGCTACTCGGTCATGATTTCATGAAGCCAGAAAAACGATTAACACTAGAATTGATGCTCTTTGCAAGTGAATTATTACCAGTTGTACATGAATAA
- a CDS encoding aspartate aminotransferase family protein: MTNLTNQNWQVKDQQYVWHSMKPYNPNATMIVQKSKGAWITDIDGKRYLDAMAGLWCVNVGYGREEIAKVAYEQLLENSYTPLSVGHTPAIQLSEKISELLGDDYVVFFSNSGSEANETAFKIARQYHQQKGQTGRTKFISRYRAYHGNTMGALAATGQAQRKYKYEPLAAGFLHVAPPDAYRANEDHITDPAALPSVQAIDNVMTWELPETIAGVIMEPIITGGGVIMPHEDYLRGVKAVCEKHGALLIVDEVICGFGRTGKAFGFQNYGIQPDIVTMAKGLTSAYMPLSATAVRREIYEAFAGSDEYDFFRHVNTFGGSPAACAVALKNIEIMENENLFARSEEMGAIIHAELQARLKDHPNVGDIRGKGLLIGVELVSDKTSKAPLAVADVNKVIALCKEQGLIIGKNGVTVAGFNNILTLSPPLIISLEEKDLIVKTFTDALNTLLQQS, from the coding sequence ATGACGAATTTAACAAATCAAAATTGGCAAGTAAAGGATCAACAATATGTTTGGCATTCGATGAAACCGTACAATCCAAATGCAACGATGATCGTCCAAAAATCAAAAGGTGCATGGATTACTGACATCGATGGCAAGCGTTACTTAGATGCGATGGCTGGATTATGGTGTGTAAACGTCGGATATGGGCGAGAGGAAATTGCGAAAGTAGCCTACGAGCAATTACTTGAAAATTCCTATACTCCCCTATCTGTAGGTCACACTCCTGCCATCCAATTGAGCGAAAAAATTAGTGAGTTATTAGGTGATGATTACGTTGTCTTTTTCTCAAATAGTGGCTCTGAGGCAAACGAAACAGCTTTTAAAATCGCGCGTCAATACCATCAGCAAAAAGGGCAAACAGGTCGAACTAAATTTATTTCCCGTTATCGTGCCTATCACGGCAACACGATGGGCGCATTGGCTGCGACTGGTCAAGCACAGCGAAAATATAAATACGAACCGTTAGCAGCGGGCTTCCTCCATGTTGCACCACCTGATGCTTACCGCGCAAATGAAGACCATATTACTGACCCAGCTGCCCTACCATCCGTTCAGGCAATTGATAACGTCATGACTTGGGAATTACCTGAGACGATTGCTGGCGTCATTATGGAGCCGATTATTACGGGTGGCGGCGTTATTATGCCACATGAAGATTATTTACGCGGGGTAAAAGCGGTCTGTGAAAAACACGGCGCCCTTCTCATCGTGGACGAAGTAATTTGTGGCTTTGGACGTACAGGTAAAGCATTTGGCTTCCAAAACTATGGCATTCAGCCGGATATTGTGACGATGGCGAAAGGGTTAACGAGTGCATATATGCCACTTTCGGCAACAGCGGTTCGACGTGAAATTTATGAGGCATTTGCGGGTAGCGATGAATACGACTTCTTCCGCCATGTCAACACATTCGGCGGCTCTCCAGCTGCTTGTGCTGTTGCCCTTAAAAACATCGAAATAATGGAAAATGAAAATTTATTTGCACGTTCTGAAGAAATGGGCGCGATTATCCATGCAGAATTACAAGCACGTTTGAAAGATCATCCTAATGTAGGGGATATCCGCGGCAAAGGCTTACTTATTGGGGTTGAGCTTGTGAGCGACAAAACTAGTAAAGCACCACTAGCCGTTGCTGATGTTAATAAAGTCATTGCATTATGTAAAGAACAAGGTTTAATCATCGGTAAAAATGGTGTAACCGTTGCAGGCTTTAACAATATTCTCACACTTTCACCGCCACTAATCATCTCGTTAGAAGAAAAAGATTTGATTGTGAAAACATTTACCGACGCTTTAAACACGCTTTTGCAACAGTCTTAA